Proteins from one Meriones unguiculatus strain TT.TT164.6M chromosome 10, Bangor_MerUng_6.1, whole genome shotgun sequence genomic window:
- the LOC110543077 gene encoding small proline-rich protein 2D — protein sequence MSYQQQQCKQPCQPPPVCPPPKCPEPCPPPKCPEPCPPPKCPEPCPPPKCPEPCPPPPCQQKCPPVQPSPPCQQKCPPKSK from the coding sequence ATGTCTTACCAACAGCAGCAGTGCAAGCAACCCTGCCAGCCTCCTCCTGTGTGCCCACCCCCAAAGTGCCCAGAGCCTTGTCCTCCTCCAAAGTGTCCTGAGCCTTGTCCTCCTCCAAAGTGCCCTGAGCCTTGTCCTCCTCCAAAGTGCCCTGAGCCTTGCCCTCCTCCCCCATGCCAGCAGAAATGTCCTCCTGTGCAACCTTCTCCACCATGTCAGCAGAAGTGCCCACCCAAGAGCAAGTGA